From a single Rhodococcus jostii RHA1 genomic region:
- a CDS encoding transposase, with protein sequence MCAACIRRTGSHGGTLAVRATDQSSRPVSATPLAVDSTIARAHQHATNITRHTGTGLNCTNPHLEPPDHTVGRSRGGLSTKIHQLVDGHGLPLVAPGQSGDSPAFPYLLAHLQVPTAGGGRPTPARIESGARKAYSSRVHRDLLRRRGIGAVNAKPDDPAGHRRRRGSRGGRPPAFDRDDYRGRNVVERRFCYLKQSRGLATRYDELAIVYRAAVVLNAVIAWTQNLSDMPSRISLVMEDSQPVQILTF encoded by the coding sequence ATGTGTGCGGCTTGCATCCGACGAACCGGAAGTCACGGTGGCACACTAGCGGTCCGTGCCACCGATCAATCCAGTCGTCCAGTATCTGCCACACCTCTAGCCGTGGACTCGACCATCGCTCGCGCCCATCAGCACGCAACGAACATCACCCGCCACACAGGGACTGGATTGAATTGCACGAATCCACACCTTGAGCCGCCTGACCACACCGTAGGCCGCTCCCGCGGTGGCCTGTCGACGAAGATCCATCAGCTCGTCGACGGTCACGGGTTACCGCTGGTGGCGCCGGGGCAGTCGGGCGATTCACCCGCTTTTCCGTACCTCCTCGCACACCTGCAGGTACCGACTGCCGGTGGTGGGCGCCCCACACCCGCCCGGATCGAGTCCGGGGCGAGAAAGGCGTACTCCTCACGAGTCCACCGCGACCTACTGCGCCGCCGCGGAATCGGGGCGGTGAACGCGAAACCGGACGATCCGGCCGGCCATCGGCGCCGGCGGGGTTCACGCGGCGGCCGCCCGCCAGCATTCGATCGTGATGACTACCGGGGTCGCAACGTCGTCGAACGCCGGTTCTGCTATCTGAAGCAATCGCGAGGACTGGCCACGCGCTACGACGAACTCGCCATCGTCTACCGAGCCGCAGTGGTCCTCAACGCCGTCATCGCCTGGACCCAAAATTTGTCGGACATGCCCTCGAGAATTTCTCTCGTTATGGAGGACTCGCAGCCGGTGCAGATTCTAACCTTTTGA
- a CDS encoding MBL fold metallo-hydrolase, with the protein MILEQYYLECLSHASYLIGDEQTKRAIVVDPRRDVTDYIDEAERRGLRIEGVINTHFHADFVSGHLELVAATGAWIGFGEAADTDYPIRRLQHGEHISLGNVDIEILTTPGHTWESISLLLRDGADTEPTAVLTGDSLFIGDVGRPDLANLGTGTNTDLARAMYKTIHHTLLALPDHVQVMPAHGAGSSCGKNMSTDLVSTIGQQRLTNPSVQPMAEADFVDLVTTGQPAIPQYFSTDADLNRRNRAVYDRSRQLRELSAEQMVRGVQDGTRVIDTRSPEEFAAAHLQGAVNVGLEGRFAETCGMVTHVDEPIILVTRPGDEAEAAMRLARIGYDNVQGYFNTLTTDRVTPFPSPLIGLLEQTERLTVAELATALQDGRITLLDVRNQGERDSGYIAGSLHIPLPELAKRHNTLPQGRPLVVHCRSGWRSSVAASLLRANGYEGTTDLLGGYNAWQETETPVCDGAR; encoded by the coding sequence ATGATTCTCGAGCAGTACTACCTCGAATGCCTTTCTCACGCCTCGTACCTCATAGGTGATGAACAGACGAAACGCGCGATCGTCGTCGATCCTCGGCGTGATGTTACGGACTACATCGACGAAGCCGAACGCCGCGGCCTGCGCATCGAAGGAGTAATCAACACGCACTTTCACGCGGACTTCGTCTCAGGCCACCTCGAACTCGTGGCCGCAACCGGGGCATGGATCGGTTTCGGTGAGGCGGCAGACACCGACTATCCCATCCGCCGATTGCAGCACGGCGAACACATCTCGCTGGGAAACGTCGATATCGAGATCTTGACGACACCGGGACACACCTGGGAATCGATCAGCCTCCTCCTCCGAGACGGTGCTGACACCGAACCGACAGCGGTCCTGACCGGTGACTCACTCTTCATAGGCGACGTGGGCCGACCTGACCTCGCAAACCTCGGGACCGGCACGAACACAGACCTCGCACGCGCGATGTACAAGACAATTCATCACACCCTGCTGGCGCTCCCGGACCATGTGCAAGTAATGCCTGCACACGGAGCAGGCTCTTCCTGTGGAAAGAACATGTCTACCGACCTGGTCTCGACAATCGGCCAGCAGCGGCTCACGAACCCGTCAGTGCAGCCGATGGCAGAAGCGGATTTTGTCGACCTTGTCACCACCGGCCAGCCCGCGATTCCACAGTACTTCTCCACTGACGCCGATCTCAACCGACGCAACCGTGCCGTCTACGACCGCTCCCGTCAACTACGGGAACTCTCGGCCGAACAGATGGTCAGGGGTGTACAGGATGGGACGAGGGTGATCGATACGCGTAGCCCCGAAGAATTCGCAGCCGCGCATTTACAGGGCGCCGTCAATGTGGGCCTCGAAGGACGTTTCGCGGAGACCTGCGGAATGGTCACCCATGTTGACGAACCGATTATTTTGGTCACACGACCCGGCGACGAGGCCGAAGCCGCGATGCGACTCGCACGAATTGGGTATGACAACGTGCAGGGATACTTCAATACCCTCACGACCGACCGCGTCACTCCCTTTCCCTCACCACTCATCGGATTGCTCGAACAGACCGAGCGGCTCACTGTTGCAGAACTTGCCACAGCACTGCAAGATGGCAGAATCACCCTCCTGGACGTAAGAAACCAAGGAGAACGCGACTCCGGCTATATCGCAGGGTCGCTTCATATTCCGCTGCCCGAGCTTGCGAAGCGCCACAACACGCTTCCCCAGGGTCGACCCTTGGTCGTGCATTGCCGAAGCGGTTGGCGCTCGAGCGTGGCCGCAAGCCTTCTCCGTGCGAATGGGTACGAGGGGACAACTGACCTCCTCGGCGGTTACAACGCCTGGCAGGAAACCGAAACGCCCGTCTGTGACGGCGCTCGCTGA
- a CDS encoding sulfite exporter TauE/SafE family protein — translation MLISAIVLGICIGISLGALGGGGSILTVPALVYVLSQPLQIAVTESLVIVGITSIVAAISHARAGRVKWRAGISLGAVGGVAAWAGTALGRLADPNVALGAFAILLSAVSISLVWRTRPSKLARKRTRNPAVGVANRLPALAVVPASTPAETTATQLEASPGPRTERYLTAGKVLTAGIAIGVLTGFFGVGGGFVIVPVLVIALGYPMPIAVGTSLLVITLNSAVALAARSSHDALDWSVVLPVTASAIVGALVGKWLALRTSEKTLTRAFAVLLVAVSVYVGLRSSGLLPG, via the coding sequence ATGCTGATCTCGGCAATCGTGCTCGGCATCTGCATCGGAATCAGCCTCGGTGCCCTCGGCGGTGGCGGCTCCATTCTCACTGTGCCCGCACTTGTCTATGTCCTGAGTCAACCACTACAGATCGCTGTTACCGAAAGCCTCGTCATCGTCGGGATTACCTCCATCGTGGCCGCTATTTCCCATGCGCGGGCAGGCCGAGTGAAGTGGCGTGCAGGCATCTCCCTCGGTGCCGTGGGCGGCGTAGCTGCCTGGGCCGGAACAGCCCTCGGTCGACTGGCAGACCCAAATGTCGCGCTTGGGGCTTTCGCAATCTTGCTGTCAGCAGTATCGATTTCGCTTGTTTGGAGAACGAGGCCGTCCAAGCTGGCGAGGAAGCGGACACGGAATCCAGCCGTGGGCGTCGCCAACAGGCTTCCCGCGCTGGCCGTAGTCCCTGCGTCGACGCCGGCCGAAACCACCGCGACCCAGCTCGAGGCAAGTCCCGGCCCCCGTACCGAACGCTACCTGACTGCCGGCAAGGTACTAACCGCGGGGATTGCAATCGGAGTCCTCACCGGATTCTTCGGCGTAGGAGGGGGATTCGTCATCGTTCCGGTACTCGTGATTGCTCTGGGCTACCCCATGCCGATCGCTGTGGGAACCTCCCTGCTAGTCATCACGCTGAACTCGGCAGTGGCACTAGCAGCTCGATCAAGCCACGATGCGCTAGATTGGTCCGTAGTCCTGCCAGTAACAGCCTCAGCTATCGTCGGCGCCCTTGTAGGTAAATGGCTGGCTCTCAGAACCTCCGAGAAAACACTCACGCGGGCATTTGCCGTACTACTTGTCGCGGTCTCGGTATACGTGGGCCTACGCAGCTCCGGTCTGCTGCCCGGGTAG
- a CDS encoding GntR family transcriptional regulator, whose protein sequence is MSGTETETAGARKLQRGSGETLWQQLQADLQRRLREGEFTDAFPGELELRDQYGVSRHTVRAAVRALREEGIVVASRGRSTRLNADAEITQPLGALYSLFASVEASNLRQHSIVRRLDIRADAHVAIRLGLEESAPLLYLERLRLAGELPLAHDCAWLPASIASPLLDVDFSHTGLYDELASRCGVRLTGGSEQIRAVVPSTAQHKLLGTTPDVAAMKVERIGTSNGTPVEWRTSLIRGDRFSVLADFSARTGYSLNLSAANVP, encoded by the coding sequence GTGTCTGGTACGGAGACGGAAACGGCCGGGGCGAGAAAGTTGCAGCGCGGATCGGGGGAAACCCTGTGGCAGCAACTACAGGCGGACCTCCAACGCCGACTGCGAGAGGGAGAGTTCACGGATGCCTTCCCTGGCGAGTTGGAACTCCGTGATCAGTACGGTGTTAGCCGTCACACGGTGCGCGCTGCGGTGCGCGCCCTACGTGAGGAAGGTATCGTCGTCGCAAGTCGTGGCCGCTCAACTCGACTCAACGCTGACGCCGAGATCACGCAACCCCTAGGTGCCCTGTACAGCTTGTTCGCGTCGGTCGAAGCCTCGAATCTGCGCCAGCACAGCATCGTCCGTCGTCTCGACATACGGGCTGATGCGCACGTTGCGATCCGTCTCGGCCTCGAGGAGTCCGCTCCCCTGCTCTATCTCGAGCGACTGCGATTGGCAGGCGAGCTGCCACTCGCACATGACTGCGCATGGTTGCCGGCCTCGATTGCCAGCCCGTTACTCGATGTCGACTTTTCCCACACAGGACTGTACGACGAACTCGCATCACGTTGCGGGGTCCGCCTCACCGGCGGGAGTGAGCAAATACGAGCAGTCGTACCGAGTACTGCACAGCACAAACTTCTCGGAACGACACCGGATGTTGCAGCAATGAAAGTTGAGCGGATAGGAACCTCCAATGGAACACCAGTGGAATGGCGCACCTCGCTCATTCGCGGAGATCGGTTCAGCGTCCTCGCTGATTTCTCGGCACGAACTGGGTATTCCCTAAATCTTTCGGCCGCGAACGTGCCGTAG
- a CDS encoding DUF6262 family protein: MTDSRARRVATLSAAAKAKSHRKTHAAEQAIRRLVERGEQITFQAVQREADVSHAFLYNHPELRQRIEHLRGRPRSAPTAYAVPGSDRTLVITLTRQIADLKKQHHHQLKALRDALEQAHGENLDLRRELARHTVGSQTAADAASVASTT, encoded by the coding sequence ATGACCGACTCCCGAGCCCGCCGCGTCGCCACCCTCAGTGCCGCCGCGAAAGCCAAATCGCACAGGAAGACCCACGCGGCCGAGCAAGCAATCCGACGGCTCGTCGAACGCGGTGAACAAATCACTTTCCAAGCCGTCCAACGCGAAGCCGACGTCTCCCACGCCTTCCTCTACAACCATCCCGAACTCCGCCAGCGCATCGAACATCTTCGCGGCCGCCCACGATCGGCCCCGACCGCCTACGCTGTTCCCGGCAGCGACAGGACACTCGTCATCACACTCACCCGGCAAATCGCCGACCTGAAGAAGCAACATCACCACCAACTCAAAGCATTGCGCGACGCGCTCGAGCAAGCCCACGGAGAAAACCTCGACCTCCGACGCGAACTGGCCCGTCACACCGTCGGCAGCCAGACCGCCGCTGACGCTGCTTCAGTCGCATCAACAACCTGA